From Halorussus lipolyticus:
CAGCATCGCAGTCCGGTGTTTCTCGACTTCGCCCCGGCGAATCCACCGCCATCCGAGAACGATTGCGGTCAGCGCCGCGGTGTTGACGACAGCGATGCCGTGGCTCAGGAGGTCCACGGTCGCGCGTTCGAGTTCGGGGTAGATGGGGAGGATGCCCGCGAACGTTCCGAGGACGAGGACGTATCCCAGCACCGAGAGGACCGTCGTCACAGCACGCGGGTTGTCCTTGACCCGCCGCTTTGCGGTTGAAGTGGCCATATCTGGGGTTTGGACTGTCAACCCAAGTGTGTTGCTGTCCGAGACACCGAGAGGCGAGGCCCGCTTCAGTCCGTCCGGGGAATCGCGTAGGCCCCGGCGGCGAAGAAGACGAGCGTCAGCGCGACCAGCACGCCGAGGTTGAACTCCCACCCCGCCAGCGGTTGTCGGTAGAGGAGCGTCGGACCGGTCTCGGGCGGTTGGTAGGTCAGGCCCCGAACGCCGCGAGCGAAGTACGTCAGCGGCGAGAGACCCATCGCGGGCCGGAACCACGCCGGGAGGAGACCGGGCGTGATGAACGTGTCCGAGAGAAAGAGTAGGGGAAGCGCGATAGTGTTGCTCGCGGCAATCACGCCGTCTTGGGAGTCGGCGAGTCCGCCCAGCACCGCGCCGAGTCCGCAGAACAGCGCGACCGCGAATCCGAGGAAGACGGCCACCAGCGCCAGATTTCTGGGAGCAAGTGCGAGGCTCGCGGTGCCCGTCACCAGCGCCATCAGGCCCAAGATGAGCAGGCCCGCGATGCCGATGATGGCGACGTTGACCAGCGTGTGGGCCAGCAACCACTCGGGCCGGGACAGCGGCGTGGTCGCCAACTTCTCGAAGCGGTTGCCCTCCCGGTGGCGCGCCACCTCAGAGCCGACCCGCGAGAGGGGCGTGAACAGCACGACCACCGCCAGATACCCCGGCAGGTAGTAGCCCGGCGGTTGGGCGAACAGGCCGCCCCCACCCGGATTCGTCTGGACCAGCACCGCGAAGATGAGGATGAGGATGACCGGGAAGAAGAACGTGAAGAAGACCGCGGTCCGCCGTCGGGTGAACGACCGCCACGCCGAACTGGCCTCCGCCCGGACCCGACCAGTGGTGCTCATCGTTCTCCTCCCGCGACTGCGGTGTCGCCCTCGGTTCCGGTTTCGGTCTCCAAGCCGCTTTTTCGACCCACCGCCACGCCCTCGCCGGCGACCGACTGCCCGGTCAACCGAAGGAAGGCGTCTTCGAGGTCGGGTTGCTTCCACGTCAGGGCCTCGTAGGCGACCCCGGCGTCGTTGAGCGCCCGGACCACCTCGCCGATGTCCTCGGGTTCGACGCCCCCAATCGTGACCCGGCCGTCGCCGGTCTCGACCTCGAAGTCTGTCTCCGCGAGCGCGTCGGTCGCTTCGGCCGACGCAACGTCCTCGCCGTCCGAATCGGTCTCGACCACGACTCGGGTCCGACCGCCGTACTCGGCCACGAGGTCGGCGGGCGTTCCGACCGCCGCGAGTTCGCCGTCGGCCAGCAGACCCACCCGGTCGGCGAGGCGTTCGGCTTCCTCCATGTAGTGGGTCGTCAGGAAGACGGTGGTGCCGCGATTCGCTAACTCCTCGATGAGCGACCAGAGCGCCCGGCGGCCGCCGGGGTCGATGCCGGTCGTGGGTTCGTCCAGAAACAGCACGTCCGGGTCGTTGACCAGCGAGGTCCCGACGCAGGTCCGGCGCTTCTGGCCGCCAGAGAGGTTCTCGTACCACGTCGGGTCGTCGCTGTCGAGACCGACCTCAGAGAGGACCTCCTCGGGGTCGCGGGCCTCGTCGTAGAGTCCGGCGTAGTACTCGACCAGTTCCCGCGGGGTCAGTCGCTCCGGCGGGTCGAACGACTGGGGGAGCAGGCCGAGGCGCTGTCGGTCGGTCTCGTCCGGGTCGGTCCCGAACACCGACACCGACCCCGCGTCGGGTTCGGTCGTGCCGGTCAGCGCCCGGACCAGCGTGGTCTTGCCCGCGCCGTTCGGCCCGATGAGCGCGAACACCTCGCCCTCGCCCACCGACAGCGAGACGCCCGAGAGCGCAGTCGCGTCGCCGTAGGATTTGCGCACGTCCTCGGCGACGAGTACGTCTGCCATGCCCGACTGTTGCAGTGGTCGGCCCCTAAGGCGTTCGATTCCGCCGCCGGCAGGTTCTTGTGTAACCGACCGGATACGTCGGGTATGAGCGACGCCGACCACTTCAGGGCGAACGTCGAGACGAAAGTCACGGCGGAGTTCGGGTCCGAGCGAGACGCCGAGCGCGTGGCCGACGCGGCGGTCCGACTCCGAGAGACCGAGGAGGTCGAGTGGAATCCTTCGTTCGTCGCCGAGAAGATGACCGACGCGCCGAAGGGTCACAGCGTGCCCGAGAAGTGGAACTGGTTGCTCGGCTACTTCGGGTACGGCGACGACTTCGCGGAGTACCGCATCGAGTGACCTCACTCGTCTAAGAGTCGGTCCTTCCGGCGCTGGAACTCGTCGTCGTCGATGAGGCCCCGCGATTTGGCGTCTCCGAGTCGTTCGAGTCGGTCGCTGAGACTCGACTCTCCCGACGACCGCTCGTCCTCGGTATCTGTCTCGGGCGACTCGGCGTCGGACTGAGACGTGACGTACTCGGCGGCGCGGGCGACGGCGGCGGGGTCGGCGTTCGCCGAAACCCAGAGGAAGTACATCGTGTCGGAGGCCGCGAGGTCAAGGCGGTGATGTCGCCGCCCCTCGCGGTAGCGGACGCCGGAAACCTCGCAGTGGCGAACGCTCAGCGACTCGTCGTCGTCGGGGAGACCCAACTGGACGTACACGCGGCGGTCCGTGACGCAGTAGATACCGCCTCGCTCGGGTTCGACCGTGGCCTCGGGTTCACCGAGGCCGACGCCCGAATCGTGGCACTCGAAGCAGAACATCGGTCGCTCGCCGGGTACGAGGTGGGTCACGACGGCGGATTCGAGGTCCGCAACCGCGTCGTCGGTGCCCGCTAACCGGGCGGTAGTGACCGACTCGTGGTCCGCCCGGTCCGCGAGCATCGACGCGAGACGCCGGGTGTCCTCGCCGGGAGTCGACATAGCTGTCAGACGAACGTCTAGTGCGAGCCAGATTATATTTATCTCCAATTATCATATCAAATAACTCCTGTCGTTGGCCCATCACTAACGGACGCCCAGACAATATTTTTGAAGTTTAAAGAATTGTAAATGTTGCTTACTGCGAGACGCTCGCGCGCTCCCCGCTTCCCCCGAGCGTCACCGAATCGTCGGCCGCCATCGCAGAAGCACCACCGTCACGACGAAGGCAATCGTCCCGAGGGTGTAGGACCACTCGCTCGCGGCGGCCGCGACCGCGGTGCCGCTTCCTGCGAGGCCGGCCGCGAGCGTGGCGACGACCGGCCACGTGCAACTCACGCACGAGACCAGTCCGAGGAGGCCCGACACCGCCGACCCCGCGGTGTCCAGCACGGTGTCGTAGACCAGATACGCCA
This genomic window contains:
- a CDS encoding ABC transporter permease; its protein translation is MSTTGRVRAEASSAWRSFTRRRTAVFFTFFFPVILILIFAVLVQTNPGGGGLFAQPPGYYLPGYLAVVVLFTPLSRVGSEVARHREGNRFEKLATTPLSRPEWLLAHTLVNVAIIGIAGLLILGLMALVTGTASLALAPRNLALVAVFLGFAVALFCGLGAVLGGLADSQDGVIAASNTIALPLLFLSDTFITPGLLPAWFRPAMGLSPLTYFARGVRGLTYQPPETGPTLLYRQPLAGWEFNLGVLVALTLVFFAAGAYAIPRTD
- a CDS encoding ABC transporter ATP-binding protein, whose amino-acid sequence is MADVLVAEDVRKSYGDATALSGVSLSVGEGEVFALIGPNGAGKTTLVRALTGTTEPDAGSVSVFGTDPDETDRQRLGLLPQSFDPPERLTPRELVEYYAGLYDEARDPEEVLSEVGLDSDDPTWYENLSGGQKRRTCVGTSLVNDPDVLFLDEPTTGIDPGGRRALWSLIEELANRGTTVFLTTHYMEEAERLADRVGLLADGELAAVGTPADLVAEYGGRTRVVVETDSDGEDVASAEATDALAETDFEVETGDGRVTIGGVEPEDIGEVVRALNDAGVAYEALTWKQPDLEDAFLRLTGQSVAGEGVAVGRKSGLETETGTEGDTAVAGGER
- a CDS encoding SHOCT domain-containing protein, which encodes MSTPGEDTRRLASMLADRADHESVTTARLAGTDDAVADLESAVVTHLVPGERPMFCFECHDSGVGLGEPEATVEPERGGIYCVTDRRVYVQLGLPDDDESLSVRHCEVSGVRYREGRRHHRLDLAASDTMYFLWVSANADPAAVARAAEYVTSQSDAESPETDTEDERSSGESSLSDRLERLGDAKSRGLIDDDEFQRRKDRLLDE